One segment of Ipomoea triloba cultivar NCNSP0323 chromosome 12, ASM357664v1 DNA contains the following:
- the LOC115998993 gene encoding methyl-CpG-binding domain-containing protein 11-like, with product MATSGEKNEVASLELPAPPGWKKTFIPKAGGSAKKNEIIFTSPTGEEFTSKKQLEQYLKSNAGGPPISEFDWGTGETPRRSARISEKAKTAPPPPESEPPKKRGRKSSTPKKDAQEKEGKPEDSAAVDPDNDAKEKEDETEESKNDGTKENEDETRIADDGKAEEDAPSEQEQQTNAGEDVKMVENAEDEEKNAGADGSDVMQKDDEGKQATAEKQDEAGGEKDDKEGSTDDAKPNEAGAEKHEQKDCTIEEQKDSVNNEVNKVEGEVEVTVNGGKAEEPSS from the exons ATGGCCACATCTGGGGAGAAGAATGAAGTTGCTTCCTTGGAGCTCCCTGCTCCTCCTGGCTGGAAAAAAACG TTTATCCCCAAAGCAGGAGGGAGTGCAAAGAAAAATGAGATCATATTTACTTCTCCAACTGGGGAAGAGTTCACTAGCAAAAAGCAGTTGGAGCAGTATCTGAAATCCAACGCTGGTGGCCCTCCGATATCCGAGTTTGACTGGGGAACTGGTGAAACCCCTAGGAGATCAGCAAGGATCAGTGAGAAGGCGAAGACTGCTCCACCCCCTCCTGAAAGCGAGCCTCCTAAAAAACGAGGCAGAAAATCGTCAACTCCAAAGAAAGATGCCCAAGAGAAAGAAGGAAAACCCGAGGATTCTGCAGCTGTGGATCCTGACAATGAtgccaaggagaaggaagatGAGACTGAGGAATCCAAGAACGATGGCACGAAGGAGAATGAAGATGAAACCCGAATTGCTGATGATGGAAAAGCAGAAGAAGATGCTCCTTCTGAACAGGAACAGCAGACCAATGCCGGGGAAGATGTCAAAATGGTAGAGAATGCTGAAGATGAGGAGAAGAATGCTGGAGCTGATGGTTCCGATGTAATGCAGAAGGATGATGAAGGTAAGCAGGCAACAGCAGAGAAGCAGGACGAAGCGGGAGGGGAGAAGGACGACAAAGAGGGTAGCACTGATGATGCAAAGCCAAATGAAGCAGGAGCCGAGAAACATGAACAGAAGGATTGTACGATAGAGGAGCAGAAAGATTCAGTTAACAACGAGGTGAACAAAGTAGAGGGGGAAGTGGAAGTGACAGTGAATGGCGGGAAAGCTGAGGAGCCAAGCTCTTGA
- the LOC115999443 gene encoding uncharacterized protein LOC115999443 has product MVNSTIVAKRWKQEIKGHLDWKTNQFLAKVCTDDHYTISKKQAWRVLTKAKCEIKCEVEDYFNRIWSYCKEIDRSNPKTAYSVKLSDMLEDGKKRFMRMYICWEATREGFKYCRKIIGLDGCHLKTKTGGQLLTAVGIDANDSIFPIAYAIVEGENKISWAWFLWLLKKDLEIDASLENDLTFMSDKQKGFIEAFEGTMPGVTHRFCVRHLHSNMRVAGFTSNPVKDSLWKAARACTVNSFRAALQELRIVDEGAFAWLADKHPSEWSRSHFTTTPHCDILVNNISESFNAMILEARENPVINCLELIRKKLAIKLFENKSKAAEWNGVICPTIVKKIDEIERQVGGLIGYQCGPMLFEIIGTVSGQFSVDLGSRRCSCRKWDLIGIPCSHAVCAIWMNHGKGPVWHYVDPAYYISTYLKTYEGCIKPMAGFEEWPATNREPPLPPVYNAKSWKT; this is encoded by the coding sequence atggtGAATTCCACCATTGTTGCAAAAAGATGGAAACAAGAGATTAAAGGCCATTTGGATTGGAAAACTAACCAGTTTTTAGCTAAAGTGTGCACTGATGACCATTACACCATAAGTAAGAAGCAAGCTTGGAGGGTTTTAACAAAGGCTAAATGTGAAATAAAGTGTGAGGTTGAGGACTATTTCAACAGGATTTGGAGCTACTGCAAAGAGATAGACAGATCAAACCCTAAAACTGCATATTCAGTGAAGTTGAGTGACATGCTTGAGGATGGAAAAAAAAGGTTTATGAGGATGTATATCTGCTGGGAGGCTACTAGAGAAGGCTTTAAGTATTGTAGAAAAATCATAGGACTAGATGGTTGTCACTTGAAAACCAAAACAGGGGGGCAATTGTTGACAGCAGTTGGGATTGATGCAAATGATAGTATATTCCCAATTGCTTATGCAATTGTAGAAGGTGAGAATAAAATCTCTTGGGCTTGGTTTTTATGGTTGCTAAAGAAAGATTTGGAGATTGATGCTAGCTTAGAAAATGACTTGACGTTTATGTCAGATAAGCAGAAGGGGTTCATAGAAGCCTTTGAAGGTACTATGCCTGGTGTTACACATAGATTTTGTGTTAGACACTTACACTCCAACATGAGGGTTGCTGGTTTCACATCAAATCCAGTCAAAGACAGCTTGTGGAAGGCAGCTAGGGCCTGTACAGTGAACAGTTTTAGGGCAGCATTACAAGAGTTAAGAATTGTTGATGAAGGAGCATTTGCTTGGCTTGCTGATAAGCACCCATCAGAGTGGTCTAGATCCCACTTCACAACAACACCTCATTGTGACATCCTGGTAAACAACATTTCTGAGTCTTTCAATGCCATGATCTTGGAAGCAAGGGAAAATCCTGTCATTAATTGTTTGGAGTTGATCAGAAAAAAATTAGCTATCAAGTTATTTGAAAACAAGAGTAAGGCAGCAGAATGGAATGGGGTCATTTGTCCAACAATTGTCAAGAAGATAGATGAAATTGAGAGGCAAGTAGGAGGGTTGATTGGCTATCAATGTGGTCCCATGCTGTTTGAAATAATAGGGACAGTTTCTGGGCAGTTCAGTGTAGATTTAGGAAGCCGTCGTTGTTCTTGTAGGAAATGGGACCTAATTGGAATTCCCTGTAGTCATGCAGTGTGTGCAATATGGATGAACCATGGAAAAGGGCCAGTTTGGCATTATGTGGATCCTGCCTACTACATTTCCACctatttgaaaacatatgaGGGTTGTATCAAGCCTATGGCAGGTTTTGAGGAGTGGCCTGCCACAAATAGGGAACCTCCTTTGCCACCAGTGTACAATGCCAAAAGCTGGAAGACCTAG
- the LOC115998372 gene encoding blue copper protein-like, whose product MANKLSTALVIAMVAAATMLHGSSAQTTHVVGDTTGWTIPANGAASTYSTWASRNTFTVGDILVFRFTTGVHDVTEVSRAGFDGCNATNPISQNTNGPANITLRTAGQHYYICSIPGHCAIGQKLAINVSAAASTAPAPQPSVASPPRATPAPVPSQAPASTPAATPSPSPSPSGGAAAQTYTVGDSLGWTVPTTAGSNPYQTWVRNKDFKVGDTLVFNFPTGAHNVAEVSKSAFDSCSGSSPISTESTGPARIALATPGQHFYICTFPGHCSGGMKLAVNVTGTASPPSSGPAPTTPPSSSTDTPPSVPSADSPPPPSTAAPSIAIAALPLTFLSVALAFLY is encoded by the exons ATGGCAAACAAGTTGAGCACGGCTTTGGTTATAGCAATGGTTGCAGCTGCTACCATGTTGCATGGATCATCTGCACAAACCACCCATGTTGTGGGTGATACCACCGGCTGGACTATCCCCGCCAACGGCGCCGCCTCCACTTACTCCACCTGGGCTAGCCGGAACACCTTCACCGTGGGCGATATTCTCG TTTTTAGATTCACCACAGGAGTCCATGACGTGACCGAAGTGTCGAGGGCTGGTTTTGATGGATGCAATGCCACAAACCCAATTTCTCAGAACACTAATGGCCCAGCAAATATCACCCTCAGAACTGCTGGCCAGCACTATTACATCTGCTCCATTCCAGGCCACTGTGCGATTGGCCAAAAGTTGGCTATAAATGTCTCCGCCGCCGCTTCAACCGCTCCCGCTCCTCAACCATCCGTCGCGTCTCCACCGCGTGCCACCCCCGCACCTGTCCCTTCCCAAGCTCCAGCATCAACCCCAGCCGCCACTCCTTcaccctccccctccccctccggTGGCGCAGCAGCCCAAACCTATACCGTCGGGGATAGTTTGGGCTGGACTGTCCCCACCACCGCCGGTTCAAACCCTTACCAAACTTGGGTTAGAAACAAGGATTTCAAAGTCGGTGACACTTTAG TGTTCAACTTCCCAACTGGAGCCCACAATGTTGCTGAGGTAAGCAAGTCGGCTTTTGACTCGTGTAGTGGCTCCTCCCCCATCAGCACCGAAAGCACCGGCCCCGCCAGGATCGCTCTCGCCACCCCCGGCCAGCATTTCTATATTTGCACCTTCCCTGGCCACTGCTCCGGCGGCATGAAGCTCGCCGTCAACGTCACCGGCACTGCCTCCCCGCCATCCTCTGGCCCCGCACCCACCACTCCACCATCTTCCTCCACCGATACACCGCCATCCGTCCCTTCCGCAGATTCTCCGCCGCCGCCTAGCACCGCCGCACCTTCTATTGCTATTGCGGCCTTGCCACTCACTTTTTTGTCGGTTGCCTTAGCTTTCTTGTATTAG